A section of the Flavobacterium ardleyense genome encodes:
- the rnr gene encoding ribonuclease R has protein sequence MKKRPGNSRGKNVDHSDKILKILSSNANKEYDYKQIVAKLDLDDTKSRNEIIRDLKILKSNKKIVETEPGKYLVKAESQDYYEGTLDMTSRKTAYFVCEELEDDVFITTNNLNHGLDGDRVKVYVYKRRSGKKSEGEVVEILERKKMEFVGVIDIQKNFAFVNTTNVKMYTDIFIPKDKIGEAQQGDVVVVRIDEWPKKADSPFGSVINVLGKPGEHDTEIHAILAEYGLPYEFPAEIEAFAKNIDTSISETEVAKRRDMRDVLTFTIDPKDAKDFDDALSFEKLENGNYQIGVHIADVSHYLQEGTILDDEAYERATSVYLVDRVVPMLPEVLSNFACSLRPNEEKYTFSAVFELDQKAKVVEQWFGRTVINSNQRFAYEEAQHIIETQGDDTIPQEISITGETYKVDADIVEATLEMDRLAKILRAARMVDGAISFDKVEVKFILNEESEPTGVYFKESKDANHLIEEFMLLANRKVAEFIGKQKKTFVYRIHDEPKPDKLDALQVLVSKFGYSLNLKSKQEISTSLNTLLKDVQGTKEQNMIDTLAIRSMSKAKYSTDNIGHYGLAFDYYSHFTSPIRRYPDIMVHRLLQHYLDGGKSVSEDIYETKSNHCSQMEGLATSAERDSIKYMQVKYMQDHQEEEFLGVISGVTEWGIFVEVIANKCEGLCRIREIKDDYYTYDEKQFALVGEISKNILQLGDEVYVKVKNADLVKKQLDFKFLRKK, from the coding sequence ATGAAAAAAAGACCAGGAAATTCAAGAGGAAAGAATGTAGATCATTCAGATAAGATTTTGAAAATTCTTTCAAGCAATGCCAACAAGGAATACGATTATAAGCAAATTGTTGCTAAGCTAGATTTAGATGACACCAAAAGTAGAAATGAAATTATTCGCGATCTCAAAATATTGAAATCCAATAAAAAAATAGTTGAAACTGAACCAGGAAAATACCTTGTTAAGGCCGAAAGCCAAGACTACTACGAAGGAACTCTAGATATGACCAGCAGGAAAACTGCATATTTTGTCTGTGAGGAACTCGAAGATGATGTTTTTATCACCACAAATAATCTAAATCACGGTTTGGATGGAGATAGAGTAAAAGTTTATGTATACAAAAGACGTAGTGGGAAGAAATCTGAAGGGGAAGTTGTAGAGATTTTAGAACGTAAGAAAATGGAATTTGTGGGTGTGATTGACATCCAAAAAAACTTTGCATTTGTAAATACGACAAATGTAAAAATGTACACAGACATCTTTATTCCAAAGGATAAAATAGGTGAAGCTCAGCAAGGTGACGTTGTAGTTGTAAGGATTGATGAGTGGCCAAAAAAGGCTGACAGCCCATTTGGATCGGTAATTAATGTCCTTGGAAAGCCAGGTGAACATGATACCGAAATTCACGCTATTCTTGCTGAATATGGTTTGCCGTACGAATTTCCTGCAGAGATTGAGGCTTTCGCCAAAAATATTGATACTTCCATTTCCGAAACTGAAGTAGCAAAACGTCGTGATATGCGTGATGTGTTGACATTTACAATTGACCCAAAAGATGCCAAAGATTTTGATGATGCTTTATCTTTTGAAAAATTAGAAAATGGAAATTATCAAATTGGAGTTCATATTGCAGACGTTTCACATTATCTGCAAGAAGGAACAATTCTGGATGATGAAGCTTATGAAAGAGCAACATCTGTATATCTTGTAGATAGAGTAGTGCCAATGTTGCCAGAAGTATTATCAAATTTTGCTTGTTCGCTAAGGCCAAACGAGGAAAAGTATACTTTTTCGGCAGTATTTGAATTAGATCAGAAAGCGAAAGTTGTTGAACAATGGTTCGGAAGAACTGTAATTAACTCAAATCAAAGATTTGCCTATGAAGAAGCGCAACATATCATCGAAACCCAAGGAGACGACACAATTCCGCAAGAAATTTCGATCACTGGAGAAACTTATAAAGTAGATGCAGATATTGTCGAAGCGACACTAGAAATGGATCGTTTGGCAAAAATACTTCGTGCTGCAAGAATGGTAGATGGTGCAATTTCTTTTGATAAAGTAGAGGTTAAATTTATTTTAAATGAGGAAAGTGAACCAACTGGAGTCTACTTTAAAGAATCCAAAGATGCCAATCATTTAATTGAAGAATTTATGCTTCTTGCCAATAGGAAAGTTGCAGAATTTATAGGGAAACAAAAGAAAACTTTCGTTTATAGAATTCACGACGAACCAAAACCGGATAAATTGGATGCACTACAAGTGTTAGTTTCTAAATTTGGTTACAGCTTAAATTTAAAATCTAAACAAGAAATTTCTACTTCTTTAAATACTTTGCTAAAAGATGTACAAGGTACAAAAGAGCAAAATATGATTGATACCCTTGCAATTAGAAGTATGAGCAAGGCAAAATACTCTACCGACAACATTGGGCATTATGGTTTAGCATTTGATTACTACTCTCATTTTACTTCGCCAATTAGAAGGTATCCAGATATTATGGTGCACAGGTTACTACAGCATTATCTCGATGGTGGCAAATCTGTTTCAGAAGATATTTACGAAACAAAAAGTAATCATTGCTCTCAGATGGAAGGTTTGGCTACAAGTGCCGAACGAGATTCAATCAAGTATATGCAAGTGAAATATATGCAAGATCATCAAGAAGAAGAATTTTTGGGCGTTATTAGCGGCGTTACAGAATGGGGAATCTTCGTAGAAGTTATTGCAAATAAATGCGAAGGATTGTGCCGAATCCGTGAGATTAAAGATGATTATTACACGTATGACGAAAAGCAATTTGCCTTAGTGGGTGAAATTTCGAAAAATATATTACAGCTTGGAGATGAAGTTTATGTAAAGGTTAAAAACGCTGATCTTGTTAAGAAACAGCTGGATTTTAAATTTTTACGTAAAAAATAA
- a CDS encoding head GIN domain-containing protein → MKKIFLMMILAGSQFMTAQTAKNLGDFNEVKVFDRIVVNLVQSNENKIEIEGSRHSEVEVINKNGELKIRMPFGKLLQGENITATLYYKKIHILNAGEGSTILSNEVISQTALEIISKQGSQIRIKMDVSKAELEASTGGEIYVSGEAKNIDASITTGGIIEAQKLIAAQANVAVKAGGEASIYATDYIKADVTAGGEILIYGSPKNQKKKTKLGGTIKEVN, encoded by the coding sequence ATGAAAAAGATATTTTTGATGATGATCCTAGCCGGATCACAATTTATGACGGCCCAAACTGCTAAGAATTTAGGTGATTTTAATGAAGTAAAAGTCTTTGATCGCATTGTTGTAAATCTTGTGCAAAGCAATGAAAATAAGATAGAAATTGAAGGAAGTCGCCACTCAGAAGTGGAGGTTATCAATAAGAATGGCGAACTAAAAATTAGAATGCCTTTTGGTAAATTATTGCAAGGTGAAAATATTACTGCAACACTTTACTACAAAAAGATTCATATTCTGAATGCGGGCGAAGGTTCGACTATTTTATCAAATGAAGTGATAAGTCAAACTGCTTTGGAGATTATTTCGAAACAAGGATCGCAAATCCGTATCAAAATGGATGTTAGTAAAGCCGAATTAGAAGCAAGTACTGGTGGAGAAATTTACGTAAGTGGCGAAGCTAAAAATATAGATGCTAGCATTACCACTGGTGGCATCATCGAAGCTCAGAAACTAATTGCTGCTCAAGCAAATGTTGCTGTAAAGGCTGGGGGAGAAGCTAGTATTTATGCAACAGATTACATTAAAGCAGATGTTACTGCAGGTGGAGAAATTTTGATTTATGGAAGTCCAAAGAATCAAAAAAAGAAAACCAAATTAGGCGGTACAATCAAGGAAGTAAACTAA
- a CDS encoding LysE family translocator has translation MLQDILTAIPLGILLSFLIGPVFFVLLETSVTKGLRAALVFDFGVIIADILFILIAYGSSYRLILSIKDDPLVFIIGGLLMIGYGVFSFIQLRKEGRKPQEDVTTEIIKKNYGNLFIKGFLLNFINVGVLLFWFLVLISIGPKLEMDISRITTFFGAVIGTYLVVDIAKILAAKQLKNKLTGKNIFKVKKVVSVLLVVFGFVIMSQGWFPSDQELVKKALENIQ, from the coding sequence ATGTTGCAAGATATTTTAACAGCCATTCCATTAGGTATTTTATTAAGTTTTTTAATAGGACCAGTATTCTTTGTTCTTTTGGAAACTAGCGTTACCAAAGGTCTCAGAGCTGCTTTAGTATTTGATTTTGGAGTCATAATTGCTGATATCCTTTTTATATTAATAGCCTATGGAAGTAGTTATAGACTTATTTTAAGCATAAAAGATGATCCTTTGGTATTTATTATCGGAGGATTATTAATGATAGGATATGGTGTATTTTCTTTTATTCAACTCAGAAAAGAAGGAAGAAAACCGCAAGAAGATGTCACCACTGAAATTATAAAGAAGAATTACGGAAATCTATTTATCAAAGGATTTCTTTTAAACTTTATTAATGTCGGTGTTTTGCTTTTCTGGTTTTTGGTTTTAATATCCATAGGACCAAAATTAGAAATGGATATTTCTCGAATTACCACTTTCTTTGGGGCAGTTATTGGGACTTATCTAGTTGTTGATATCGCCAAGATTTTGGCTGCTAAGCAATTAAAAAACAAGCTTACCGGAAAAAATATTTTTAAGGTAAAAAAAGTAGTAAGTGTTCTACTAGTAGTTTTTGGATTTGTTATTATGTCACAAGGCTGGTTTCCAAGTGATCAGGAATTAGTAAAAAAAGCCTTAGAGAATATCCAATAA
- the folB gene encoding dihydroneopterin aldolase has product MDTIILKNIRLYAYHGCLDEEARIGSDYSVNLEIETNFDKSRKTDELEDTVDYVHLNKIVREEMTIRSKLLEHVADRILKRLFDEIKEVSRAEISVSKLNPPIEGDVESVTIRIAESR; this is encoded by the coding sequence ATGGACACAATAATTCTCAAAAATATACGCCTTTACGCCTATCACGGATGTCTGGATGAGGAAGCAAGAATAGGCTCTGATTATTCTGTAAATCTAGAAATTGAAACTAATTTTGATAAATCTAGAAAGACCGATGAACTTGAAGATACCGTAGATTATGTTCATCTAAACAAAATAGTTCGTGAAGAAATGACGATACGATCTAAACTTCTAGAACACGTTGCAGATAGAATTTTGAAAAGGCTTTTTGATGAAATTAAGGAAGTTTCGAGAGCTGAAATATCTGTTTCTAAATTAAATCCACCGATTGAAGGTGATGTTGAATCTGTAACAATTAGAATTGCAGAAAGTAGATAA
- a CDS encoding glutamine--tRNA ligase/YqeY domain fusion protein has translation MSAEEKSLNFIEQIIEDDLKNGLAQEKLRFRFPPEPNGYLHIGHASAIALNFGLGADYNAPVNLRFDDTNPAKEEQEFVDAIKRDVEWLGYNWAEERYASDYFQQLYDWAVMLIKQDKAYVDSQSSEEMAIQKGTPTTPGTDSPFRNRSIAENLDLFERMKNGEFAEGTHILRAKIDMKSVNMLMRDPIIYRIINKSHHRTGTDWCIYPMYDWAHGESDYIEGITHSFCTLEFLPHRELYDWFLDQISDPNNVRPKQREFARRNLSHTVVSKRKLLQLVTEKHVDGWDDPRMSTISGLRRRGFTPASLRNFANTTGIAKRENLISVSVLEFCIREDLNKTAPRVMAVIDPVKVIITNYPEDSVEWLEAENNPEDDAAGFRKIPFGREIYIERDDFLEEAPAKFFRLSIGKEVRLKNAYIIKGESVVKDANGNITEIHATYDTDSLSGSGTEAATRKVSGTLHWVTVEHAIDAEIRLYDRLFVDEAPDSHKEKDFLEFVNPDSLKIVRGFVEPSLATAQNEDKFQFQRLGYFCVDKDSTAEALVFNKTVGLKDAWEEKGKKEENAINNSLKDINKYFKVGQEEQDIIEAKIAENIKTISDFSLLQNAIKKNTNNNKSSLLFANWLLKYNTHITSRDVATENLEKLIGMSLKSESEYVRLEAVKLLEKHSKLHPQFSELLQTMKESDKSDKVKAAVSTIA, from the coding sequence ATGTCAGCAGAAGAAAAATCATTAAATTTCATTGAACAAATAATTGAAGACGACTTAAAAAATGGTCTTGCTCAAGAAAAATTACGTTTTAGATTCCCACCAGAACCTAATGGTTATTTGCACATCGGACACGCAAGTGCCATTGCGCTTAATTTTGGTCTTGGTGCCGATTACAATGCTCCTGTAAATCTTCGTTTTGATGATACAAATCCAGCCAAAGAAGAGCAGGAATTTGTTGATGCCATCAAAAGAGACGTAGAATGGTTGGGTTATAATTGGGCCGAAGAACGTTATGCTTCTGATTATTTTCAGCAATTATATGATTGGGCTGTAATGCTTATCAAACAAGATAAAGCTTATGTTGACAGTCAATCTTCTGAAGAAATGGCGATTCAAAAAGGAACTCCAACAACTCCAGGAACCGATAGTCCATTTAGAAATAGAAGTATAGCAGAAAATCTTGATTTATTCGAAAGGATGAAAAATGGAGAATTTGCCGAAGGGACTCATATTCTAAGAGCAAAAATTGATATGAAATCTGTCAATATGTTGATGCGTGATCCCATTATTTATAGAATTATCAACAAATCTCACCACAGAACTGGTACAGATTGGTGTATTTATCCAATGTACGACTGGGCTCACGGCGAAAGTGATTATATCGAGGGAATTACACACTCATTCTGTACCTTAGAATTTTTACCGCACAGAGAATTATACGATTGGTTTTTAGATCAAATTTCAGATCCAAATAACGTTCGACCAAAACAAAGAGAATTTGCTAGACGTAATCTTTCTCATACAGTTGTAAGTAAAAGAAAATTGCTTCAATTGGTTACAGAAAAGCACGTCGACGGTTGGGACGATCCTAGGATGTCTACAATTTCTGGTCTTAGACGTAGAGGTTTTACACCTGCATCTCTGAGAAATTTTGCTAATACAACAGGAATTGCAAAAAGAGAAAATCTAATTAGTGTTTCGGTTTTAGAATTCTGTATTAGAGAAGATCTCAACAAAACAGCGCCGAGAGTTATGGCGGTTATCGATCCAGTAAAAGTTATTATTACTAATTATCCGGAAGATTCGGTTGAATGGCTTGAAGCCGAAAACAATCCTGAAGATGATGCGGCTGGTTTTAGAAAAATACCTTTTGGTAGAGAAATTTATATTGAAAGAGATGATTTTCTTGAAGAAGCTCCCGCTAAATTTTTCAGACTTTCCATAGGAAAAGAAGTTCGTCTTAAAAATGCATATATCATCAAAGGAGAAAGTGTTGTAAAAGATGCAAATGGAAATATTACTGAAATTCACGCAACTTACGATACTGACAGCCTTAGCGGAAGCGGTACAGAAGCAGCAACTCGTAAGGTTTCTGGAACACTTCACTGGGTTACGGTAGAACACGCGATAGATGCAGAGATAAGGCTTTACGACCGCTTATTTGTGGACGAAGCACCAGATTCTCATAAAGAAAAAGACTTTCTTGAATTTGTAAATCCTGATTCACTTAAAATTGTTAGAGGATTTGTAGAGCCAAGCCTTGCAACAGCTCAAAACGAAGATAAATTTCAGTTTCAACGTCTTGGATATTTTTGTGTAGACAAAGATTCAACTGCCGAGGCATTGGTTTTTAATAAGACTGTTGGACTTAAAGATGCGTGGGAAGAGAAAGGTAAAAAGGAAGAAAATGCCATTAATAATTCTCTAAAAGACATCAACAAATACTTTAAAGTAGGGCAGGAGGAGCAAGATATTATAGAAGCAAAAATTGCTGAAAATATCAAAACTATTTCTGATTTTAGTTTGCTTCAAAATGCAATCAAAAAGAATACAAATAATAATAAGAGCTCACTGCTTTTTGCAAATTGGCTTCTAAAATACAATACACACATCACTAGTAGAGATGTTGCAACCGAAAATTTAGAGAAATTAATCGGAATGTCCTTGAAAAGTGAATCTGAATATGTTCGTCTTGAAGCGGTAAAACTTCTAGAAAAACATTCGAAATTACATCCGCAATTTTCTGAACTTTTGCAAACGATGAAGGAAAGCGATAAAAGCGATAAAGTAAAAGCTGCGGTTAGTACGATTGCTTAA
- a CDS encoding YtxH domain-containing protein, whose amino-acid sequence MSSSKTGVALALLAGVAIGAGIGILMAPEKGSKTRKKIKGGYCDATDDLKNKYKDLKKKVSKVDVEGKYEELVDNLSHKSEDVVSFLETKLASLKKQVAKY is encoded by the coding sequence ATGTCATCAAGTAAAACAGGAGTAGCATTAGCTTTATTAGCAGGAGTAGCAATTGGTGCAGGTATAGGAATTTTAATGGCTCCAGAAAAAGGTTCAAAAACTAGAAAGAAAATCAAAGGTGGCTATTGTGATGCAACAGATGATTTAAAAAATAAATATAAAGATCTTAAGAAAAAAGTTTCTAAGGTTGATGTAGAAGGAAAATACGAAGAGCTTGTAGATAATTTAAGCCATAAATCAGAGGATGTAGTTTCGTTTTTAGAAACTAAACTGGCTTCGCTTAAAAAACAGGTTGCAAAATACTAG
- a CDS encoding SPFH domain-containing protein codes for MVNIPLMIILILGLVILFSSFFTVKQQTSAIVERFGKFQSIRHSGLQLKIPIIDKIAGRINLKITQLDVIIETKTKDNVFVKLKVSVQFMVIKDKVYDAFYRLEYPHDQITAYVFDVVRAEVPKLKLDDVFERKDDIAIAVKRELNEAMTTYGYDIINTLVTDIDPDIQVKNAMNRINAADREKTAAEFEAESSRIRIVAKAKAEAESKRLQGQGIADQRREIARGLVESVDVLNKVGINSQEASALIVVTQHYDTLQAIGADSNSNLILLPNSPQAGSEMLNNMVASFSASNQIGEAMKRGNIRERKKKEEFKPSDDYKHLKDQTDFDEDQEEEENRM; via the coding sequence ATGGTTAATATTCCCTTGATGATTATCCTTATTTTAGGATTAGTTATTCTATTTTCTTCTTTCTTTACGGTTAAGCAACAGACATCTGCAATCGTGGAACGTTTTGGAAAATTTCAGTCAATACGACATTCAGGTCTTCAATTAAAAATTCCAATAATTGATAAAATTGCTGGACGAATTAATTTAAAAATTACACAATTAGATGTAATTATCGAAACTAAAACCAAAGACAACGTATTTGTGAAACTTAAAGTTTCTGTACAGTTTATGGTGATCAAAGACAAAGTTTACGATGCCTTTTACCGACTCGAATATCCTCACGATCAGATCACTGCCTACGTTTTTGACGTTGTACGTGCCGAAGTTCCAAAGTTGAAATTAGATGATGTTTTTGAAAGAAAAGATGATATTGCAATTGCGGTAAAACGTGAATTGAACGAAGCAATGACAACTTACGGATACGATATTATCAACACTCTGGTTACAGATATCGATCCAGATATCCAGGTAAAAAATGCGATGAACAGAATTAATGCTGCTGATAGAGAGAAAACTGCTGCAGAATTTGAGGCTGAGAGTTCACGTATTAGAATTGTTGCAAAAGCAAAAGCTGAGGCTGAAAGTAAGAGACTTCAGGGACAAGGTATTGCTGATCAACGACGTGAAATTGCTCGTGGTTTGGTAGAAAGTGTTGATGTATTGAATAAAGTTGGAATTAACTCTCAAGAAGCATCGGCTCTTATTGTGGTAACTCAGCATTACGATACTTTGCAAGCTATTGGAGCGGATAGTAATTCAAATTTAATTCTGCTTCCAAATTCGCCACAAGCTGGTAGTGAAATGCTAAATAATATGGTTGCCTCCTTCTCTGCTTCCAATCAGATTGGTGAAGCTATGAAAAGAGGAAATATTAGAGAACGTAAAAAGAAAGAAGAATTTAAACCTTCTGACGATTACAAACATCTAAAGGACCAGACAGACTTTGATGAAGATCAAGAAGAAGAAGAAAATAGAATGTAA
- the gltX gene encoding glutamate--tRNA ligase yields MFQEVRVRFAPSPTGPLHIGGVRTALFNYLFAKKNGGTFYIRIEDTDQKRYVEGAEQYILESLEWLGIFPDETINHNEKFGPYRQSERKDLYKKYADQLIESGDAYYAFDTSEALDEARRSTEAEGGNFIYNHSIREKMDTSLLLSSEEIKARIGAGEDYVIRFKTPTDRTIELTDLIRGSIKFDTNLLDDKVLFKSDGMPTYHLANIVDDHLMLTSHVIRGEEWLPSMPLHVMLYEAFGWDIPEFAHLPLILKPVGNGKLSKRDGDKLGFPTFPLEWKSEEGVSSGYREKGFFPEAVINFLALLGWNDGTDKELYTLEELAESFDLARVNKAGAKFDPEKNKWFNHQYLINKDDETLAKAFAPILYEKGIAVDYSTLVRIVGLIKERANFVAEFWDLGDFFFQAPSEYDAKASKNWKDDTANLMKRTSEELSNIEDFTSTNIETIIKNWMTENEIGMGKIMQPLRLSLVGALKGPHLFDIIEIIGKEETLRRIEKAIETLN; encoded by the coding sequence ATGTTTCAAGAAGTTCGAGTGCGTTTTGCACCAAGTCCAACTGGACCTTTACATATTGGCGGAGTTCGTACTGCCTTATTCAACTATTTGTTTGCCAAAAAAAATGGTGGAACATTCTACATTAGAATTGAAGATACCGATCAGAAAAGATATGTAGAAGGTGCTGAGCAATATATACTGGAATCTTTGGAATGGTTGGGAATTTTTCCTGATGAAACCATTAATCATAATGAGAAATTTGGTCCATACCGTCAGAGCGAACGAAAAGACTTGTATAAAAAATATGCAGATCAGTTGATTGAATCCGGAGATGCATACTATGCTTTTGACACTTCTGAAGCGCTTGATGAAGCTAGAAGATCGACCGAGGCTGAAGGTGGAAATTTTATCTACAATCATAGTATTCGTGAAAAAATGGATACTTCCCTCCTATTATCTTCTGAAGAAATAAAAGCTAGAATTGGTGCCGGCGAGGATTATGTAATACGATTTAAAACTCCAACGGACAGAACAATCGAACTTACCGATCTAATTCGCGGAAGCATAAAATTTGATACAAATCTTCTTGATGACAAAGTTTTGTTTAAAAGTGACGGAATGCCAACATACCATTTGGCAAATATCGTTGATGATCATTTGATGCTGACAAGTCACGTAATTCGTGGTGAAGAGTGGCTTCCTTCTATGCCATTGCACGTAATGTTGTACGAAGCTTTTGGTTGGGATATTCCGGAATTTGCACACTTGCCCTTGATTTTGAAACCTGTAGGAAACGGAAAACTTTCAAAAAGAGATGGAGACAAACTTGGTTTCCCAACATTTCCTTTGGAATGGAAAAGCGAAGAAGGAGTTTCGTCAGGATACAGAGAAAAAGGATTTTTTCCGGAGGCAGTTATTAACTTTCTAGCACTTTTAGGTTGGAATGATGGCACAGATAAAGAATTATACACTCTTGAAGAATTGGCAGAAAGTTTTGACCTTGCTAGAGTAAACAAGGCTGGAGCTAAATTTGATCCTGAAAAAAATAAATGGTTTAATCACCAATATTTAATTAACAAAGACGACGAAACGCTTGCAAAAGCCTTTGCCCCTATTTTGTACGAAAAAGGAATTGCTGTAGATTATTCTACATTAGTTCGGATTGTTGGTCTGATAAAGGAACGAGCGAATTTTGTGGCTGAGTTCTGGGATCTTGGAGATTTCTTTTTCCAGGCACCATCAGAATATGACGCAAAAGCTTCGAAAAATTGGAAAGATGATACGGCCAATTTGATGAAGAGAACGTCCGAAGAGCTTTCGAATATTGAAGATTTTACTTCTACAAATATCGAAACAATTATAAAAAATTGGATGACCGAGAATGAAATTGGAATGGGAAAAATTATGCAACCATTGCGTCTAAGTTTGGTTGGAGCACTAAAAGGACCGCATTTATTTGATATTATCGAAATAATCGGAAAAGAAGAAACGCTCAGAAGAATCGAAAAAGCGATTGAAACTTTAAATTAG